A window of Phocoena phocoena chromosome 6, mPhoPho1.1, whole genome shotgun sequence contains these coding sequences:
- the VLDLR gene encoding very low-density lipoprotein receptor isoform X1: protein MGTSARWALWLLLALCWAPRESGTTGAGRKAKCEPSQFQCTNGRCITLLWKCDGDEDCADGSDEKNCVKKTCTESDFVCNNGQCVPNRWQCDGDPDCEDGSDESPEQCHMRTCRISEISCGARSTQCIPVSWRCDGENDCDSGEDEENCGNVTCSPDEFTCSSGRCISRNFVCNGQDDCSDGSDELDCTPPTCGAHEFQCSTSSCIPISWVCDDDADCSDQSDESLEQCGRQPVIHTKCPASEIQCGSGECIHKKWRCDGDPDCKDGSDEVNCPSRTCQPDQFECEDGSCIHRSRQCNGIRDCVDGSDEVNCKNVNQCLGPGKFKCRSGECIDISKVCNQEQDCRDWSDEPLKECHVNECLVNNGGCSHICKDLVIGYECDCAAGFELIDRKTCGDIDECQNPGICSQICINLKGGYKCECSRGYQMDLATGVCKAVGKEPSLIFTNRRDIRKIGLERKEYIQLVEQLRNTVALDADIAAQKLFWADLSQKAIFSASVDDKVGRHVKMIDNVYNPAAIAVDWVYKTIYWTDAASKTISVATLDGTKRKFLFNSDLREPASIAVDPLSGFVYWSDWGEPAKIEKAGMNGFDRRALVTADIQWPNGITLDLIKGRLYWLDSKLHMLSSVDLNGQDRRVVLKSLEFLAHPLALTIFEDRVYWIDGENEAVYGANKFTGSELATLVNNLNDAQDIIVYHALVQPSGKNWCKEDMENGGCEYLCLPAPQINDHSPKYTCSCPNGYSLEDNGRECQSTATTVTYSETKDTNTTEMSPTSGLAPGEINVTTAVSEVSVPPKGTSAAWAILPLLLLAMAAVGGYLMWRNWQHKNMKSMNFDNPVYLKTTEEDLSIDIGRHSASVGHTYPAISVVSTDDDLA, encoded by the exons GAAGAAAAGCCAAATGTGAACCCTCCCAATTCCAGTGCACAAATGGCCGCTGTATTACCCTGCTGTGGAAATGCGATGGGGACGAAGACTGTGCTGATGGCAGTGACGAAAAGAACTGTG TGAAGAAGACGTGCACCGAGTCTGACTTTGTGTGCAACAATGGTCAGTGTGTTCCCAACCGATGGCAGTGTGATGGGGATCCCGACTGCGAAGATGGTTCTGATGAAAGCCCAGAGCAGTGCC ATATGAGAACATGCCGCATAAGTGAAATCAGCTGTGGTGCCCGTTCCACTCAGTGTATCCCAGTGTCCTGGAGATGTGATGGTGAAAATGATTGTGACAGTGGAGAAGATGAAGAAAACTGTG GCAATGTAACGTGCAGCCCTGATGAGTTCACTTGCTCCAGTGGCCGCTGCATCTCCAGGAATTTCGTGTGCAACGGCCAGGATGACTGTAGCGACGGCAGCGACGAGCTTGACTGCACCCCACCCACCTGCGGGGCCCACGAGTTCCAGTGCAGCACCTCCTCCTGCATCCCCATCAGCTGGGTGTGCGATGACGACGCAGACTGCTCGGACCAGTCGGATGAGTCCCTCGAGCAGTGCGGCCGCCAGCCAGTGATCCACACCAAGTGCCCAGCCAGCGAGATCCAGTGCGGCTCTGGCGAGTGCATCCACAAGAAGTGGCGATGTGACGGGGATCCTGATTGCAAGGATGGCAGCGATGAGGTCAACTGTC CTTCCCGAACCTGCCAGCCTGACCAGTTTGAGTGCGAGGATGGTAGCTGCATCCACAGAAGCAGGCAGTGCAACGGCATCCGAGACTGTGTGGACGGTTCTGATGAAGTCAACTGCAAAAATG TCAATCAGTGCTTGGGCCCCGGGAAATTCAAGTGCAGAAGCGGGGAATGCATAGATATCAGTAAAGTGTGTAACCAGGAGCAGGACTGCAGGGACTGGAGTGATGAGCCCCTGAAAGAATGTC ATGTCAATGAATGCTTGGTTAATAATGGCGGATGCTCCCATATCTGCAAAGACCTAGTTATAGGCTACGAATGTGACTGTGCAGCCGGGTTTGAACTGATAGATAGGAAAACCTGTGGAG ATATTGACGAATGCCAAAATCCGGGGATCTGCAGTCAAATTTGTATCAACTTAAAAGGCGGCTACAAGTGTGAATGTAGTCGTGGCTATCAAATGGATCTTGCCACTGGCGTGTGCAAGGCAGTAG GCAAAGAGCCAAGTCTGATCTTCACTAATAGACGAGACATCAGGAAGATTGGCTTGGAGAGGAAAGAATATATCCAACTAGTTGAACAGCTGAGAAACACTGTGGCTCTCGATGCTGACATTGCTGCTCAGAAACTATTCTGGGCTGATCTAAGCCAAAAGGCCATCTTCAG TGCCTCAGTTGATGACAAGGTTGGTAGACATGTTAAAATGATCGACAATGTCTATAATCCTGCAGCCATTGCTGTTGATTGGGTGTACAAGACCATCTACTGGACTGATGCGGCTTCTAAGACTATTTCAGTAGCTACCCTAGATGGAACCAAGAGGAAGTTCCTGTTTAACTCTGACTTGCGAGAGCCTGCCTCCATAGCTGTGGACCCGTTGTCTGG CTTTGTTTACTGGTCAGACTGGGGTGAACCAGCTAAAATCGAAAAAGCCGGAATGAATGGATTTGACAGACGGGCGCTGGTGACAGCGGACATTCAGTGGCCTAACGGAATTACACTTG ACCTCATAAAGGGCCGCCTCTATTGGCTGGATTCCAAATTGCACATGTTATCCAGTGTGGACCTGAACGGCCAAGATCGCAGGGTGGTCCTAAAGTCTCTGGAATTCCTAGCTCATCCCCTCGCGCTCACAATATTTGAG GATCGTGTCTACTGGATAGATGGGGAAAATGAAGCCGTCTACGGCGCCAATAAATTCACTGGATCGGAGCTGGCCACTCTAGTTAACAACCTTAACGATGCCCAAGACATCATCGTCTATCATGCACTTGTACAGCCATCAG GTAAAAACTGGTGCAAAGAAGACATGGAGAATGGAGGATGTGAATACCTCTGCCTGCCAGCCCCACAGATTAATGAccactctccaaaatatacctgTTCCTGTCCCAATGGCTACAGTCTAGAGGACAATGGCCGAGAATGCCAAA GTACTGCAACTACTGTGACTTACAGTGAGACAAAAGATACCAACACGACAGAAATGTCACCAACTAGTGGACTAGCTCCTGGAG AGATCAATGTGACCACAGCAGTATCGGAGGTCAGTGTTCCCCCAAAAGGGACTTCTGCTGCCTGGGCCATCCTTCCCCTCC TGCTCTTAGCAATGGCAGCAGTAGGTGGCTACTTGATGTGGCGGAACTGGCAACACAAGAACATGAAAAGCATGAACTTTGACAATCCTGTGTACTTGAAGACCACTGAAGAGGACCTGTCAATAGACATTGGTAGACACAGTGCTTCTGTCGGACACACGTACCCAGCA ATATCCGTTGTAAGCACAGACGATGATCTAGCTTGA
- the VLDLR gene encoding very low-density lipoprotein receptor isoform X2: MGTSARWALWLLLALCWAPRESGTTGAGRKAKCEPSQFQCTNGRCITLLWKCDGDEDCADGSDEKNCVKKTCTESDFVCNNGQCVPNRWQCDGDPDCEDGSDESPEQCHMRTCRISEISCGARSTQCIPVSWRCDGENDCDSGEDEENCGNVTCSPDEFTCSSGRCISRNFVCNGQDDCSDGSDELDCTPPTCGAHEFQCSTSSCIPISWVCDDDADCSDQSDESLEQCGRQPVIHTKCPASEIQCGSGECIHKKWRCDGDPDCKDGSDEVNCPSRTCQPDQFECEDGSCIHRSRQCNGIRDCVDGSDEVNCKNVNQCLGPGKFKCRSGECIDISKVCNQEQDCRDWSDEPLKECHVNECLVNNGGCSHICKDLVIGYECDCAAGFELIDRKTCGDIDECQNPGICSQICINLKGGYKCECSRGYQMDLATGVCKAVGKEPSLIFTNRRDIRKIGLERKEYIQLVEQLRNTVALDADIAAQKLFWADLSQKAIFSASVDDKVGRHVKMIDNVYNPAAIAVDWVYKTIYWTDAASKTISVATLDGTKRKFLFNSDLREPASIAVDPLSGFVYWSDWGEPAKIEKAGMNGFDRRALVTADIQWPNGITLDLIKGRLYWLDSKLHMLSSVDLNGQDRRVVLKSLEFLAHPLALTIFEDRVYWIDGENEAVYGANKFTGSELATLVNNLNDAQDIIVYHALVQPSGKNWCKEDMENGGCEYLCLPAPQINDHSPKYTCSCPNGYSLEDNGRECQKINVTTAVSEVSVPPKGTSAAWAILPLLLLAMAAVGGYLMWRNWQHKNMKSMNFDNPVYLKTTEEDLSIDIGRHSASVGHTYPAISVVSTDDDLA, from the exons GAAGAAAAGCCAAATGTGAACCCTCCCAATTCCAGTGCACAAATGGCCGCTGTATTACCCTGCTGTGGAAATGCGATGGGGACGAAGACTGTGCTGATGGCAGTGACGAAAAGAACTGTG TGAAGAAGACGTGCACCGAGTCTGACTTTGTGTGCAACAATGGTCAGTGTGTTCCCAACCGATGGCAGTGTGATGGGGATCCCGACTGCGAAGATGGTTCTGATGAAAGCCCAGAGCAGTGCC ATATGAGAACATGCCGCATAAGTGAAATCAGCTGTGGTGCCCGTTCCACTCAGTGTATCCCAGTGTCCTGGAGATGTGATGGTGAAAATGATTGTGACAGTGGAGAAGATGAAGAAAACTGTG GCAATGTAACGTGCAGCCCTGATGAGTTCACTTGCTCCAGTGGCCGCTGCATCTCCAGGAATTTCGTGTGCAACGGCCAGGATGACTGTAGCGACGGCAGCGACGAGCTTGACTGCACCCCACCCACCTGCGGGGCCCACGAGTTCCAGTGCAGCACCTCCTCCTGCATCCCCATCAGCTGGGTGTGCGATGACGACGCAGACTGCTCGGACCAGTCGGATGAGTCCCTCGAGCAGTGCGGCCGCCAGCCAGTGATCCACACCAAGTGCCCAGCCAGCGAGATCCAGTGCGGCTCTGGCGAGTGCATCCACAAGAAGTGGCGATGTGACGGGGATCCTGATTGCAAGGATGGCAGCGATGAGGTCAACTGTC CTTCCCGAACCTGCCAGCCTGACCAGTTTGAGTGCGAGGATGGTAGCTGCATCCACAGAAGCAGGCAGTGCAACGGCATCCGAGACTGTGTGGACGGTTCTGATGAAGTCAACTGCAAAAATG TCAATCAGTGCTTGGGCCCCGGGAAATTCAAGTGCAGAAGCGGGGAATGCATAGATATCAGTAAAGTGTGTAACCAGGAGCAGGACTGCAGGGACTGGAGTGATGAGCCCCTGAAAGAATGTC ATGTCAATGAATGCTTGGTTAATAATGGCGGATGCTCCCATATCTGCAAAGACCTAGTTATAGGCTACGAATGTGACTGTGCAGCCGGGTTTGAACTGATAGATAGGAAAACCTGTGGAG ATATTGACGAATGCCAAAATCCGGGGATCTGCAGTCAAATTTGTATCAACTTAAAAGGCGGCTACAAGTGTGAATGTAGTCGTGGCTATCAAATGGATCTTGCCACTGGCGTGTGCAAGGCAGTAG GCAAAGAGCCAAGTCTGATCTTCACTAATAGACGAGACATCAGGAAGATTGGCTTGGAGAGGAAAGAATATATCCAACTAGTTGAACAGCTGAGAAACACTGTGGCTCTCGATGCTGACATTGCTGCTCAGAAACTATTCTGGGCTGATCTAAGCCAAAAGGCCATCTTCAG TGCCTCAGTTGATGACAAGGTTGGTAGACATGTTAAAATGATCGACAATGTCTATAATCCTGCAGCCATTGCTGTTGATTGGGTGTACAAGACCATCTACTGGACTGATGCGGCTTCTAAGACTATTTCAGTAGCTACCCTAGATGGAACCAAGAGGAAGTTCCTGTTTAACTCTGACTTGCGAGAGCCTGCCTCCATAGCTGTGGACCCGTTGTCTGG CTTTGTTTACTGGTCAGACTGGGGTGAACCAGCTAAAATCGAAAAAGCCGGAATGAATGGATTTGACAGACGGGCGCTGGTGACAGCGGACATTCAGTGGCCTAACGGAATTACACTTG ACCTCATAAAGGGCCGCCTCTATTGGCTGGATTCCAAATTGCACATGTTATCCAGTGTGGACCTGAACGGCCAAGATCGCAGGGTGGTCCTAAAGTCTCTGGAATTCCTAGCTCATCCCCTCGCGCTCACAATATTTGAG GATCGTGTCTACTGGATAGATGGGGAAAATGAAGCCGTCTACGGCGCCAATAAATTCACTGGATCGGAGCTGGCCACTCTAGTTAACAACCTTAACGATGCCCAAGACATCATCGTCTATCATGCACTTGTACAGCCATCAG GTAAAAACTGGTGCAAAGAAGACATGGAGAATGGAGGATGTGAATACCTCTGCCTGCCAGCCCCACAGATTAATGAccactctccaaaatatacctgTTCCTGTCCCAATGGCTACAGTCTAGAGGACAATGGCCGAGAATGCCAAA AGATCAATGTGACCACAGCAGTATCGGAGGTCAGTGTTCCCCCAAAAGGGACTTCTGCTGCCTGGGCCATCCTTCCCCTCC TGCTCTTAGCAATGGCAGCAGTAGGTGGCTACTTGATGTGGCGGAACTGGCAACACAAGAACATGAAAAGCATGAACTTTGACAATCCTGTGTACTTGAAGACCACTGAAGAGGACCTGTCAATAGACATTGGTAGACACAGTGCTTCTGTCGGACACACGTACCCAGCA ATATCCGTTGTAAGCACAGACGATGATCTAGCTTGA